A single window of Brevundimonas naejangsanensis DNA harbors:
- a CDS encoding Glu/Leu/Phe/Val family dehydrogenase, whose protein sequence is MPNPNILDAALTRLDEAARHVQIDSDVLEKLKYPRETMKVRLLIRMDDGSRKSFLAWRCRYDDTRGPTKGGIRFHPASTAEEVETLAFWMTVKCAVTNLPYGGGKGAVQVDPKSLSKAELERLSRAYVQAFAGIIGPDRDIPAPDVYTNAMIMGWMADEYASIQGQAAPAVITGKPIALGGSVGREDATARGGFYLTCHLTERLGLPTEGLRVAVQGFGNAGQHAARLFRSIGAKIVAVSDSGGAVHAASGLDLDALLAAKAAGQSVVQAEHGGKVISPDELIGVECDVLAPSAMEDMIHDGNAASVQANVVLELANGPITPEGDRILAEKGVIVLPDILANAGGVTVSYFEWVQNRQGYYWTLDEVQSRLKTIIETEGDAVWSIAEDKQVTLRTAAYIHALGRLAGAIEAHGTQQFFTS, encoded by the coding sequence ATGCCGAATCCAAACATCCTAGACGCGGCCCTGACCCGTCTCGACGAGGCGGCGCGCCACGTGCAGATCGATAGCGATGTGCTGGAGAAGCTGAAATATCCGCGCGAGACGATGAAGGTCCGACTGTTGATCCGCATGGACGACGGGTCGCGCAAATCCTTCCTCGCCTGGCGCTGTCGCTATGACGACACGCGCGGCCCCACCAAGGGCGGCATCCGCTTTCACCCGGCCTCCACGGCGGAGGAGGTCGAGACCCTGGCCTTCTGGATGACGGTGAAGTGCGCCGTGACCAACCTGCCCTACGGCGGCGGCAAGGGGGCGGTGCAGGTCGATCCCAAGAGCCTGTCCAAGGCCGAGCTGGAGCGGCTGTCGCGCGCCTATGTCCAGGCCTTCGCCGGCATCATCGGCCCCGACCGCGACATTCCGGCCCCCGACGTCTACACCAACGCCATGATCATGGGCTGGATGGCCGATGAATACGCGTCCATCCAGGGTCAGGCGGCGCCCGCCGTCATCACCGGCAAGCCGATCGCCCTGGGCGGTTCGGTGGGGCGCGAGGACGCCACGGCGCGCGGCGGCTTCTACCTCACCTGCCACCTGACCGAGCGGCTGGGGCTGCCGACCGAAGGCCTGCGCGTGGCGGTTCAGGGCTTCGGCAATGCGGGCCAGCACGCGGCGCGCCTGTTCCGCAGCATCGGCGCCAAGATCGTCGCCGTGTCGGACTCGGGCGGCGCCGTTCATGCGGCCTCCGGCCTCGACCTGGACGCCCTGTTGGCGGCCAAGGCGGCTGGCCAGTCGGTGGTTCAGGCTGAACACGGCGGCAAGGTCATTTCGCCGGATGAACTGATCGGCGTCGAATGCGACGTCCTGGCCCCCTCGGCCATGGAGGACATGATCCACGACGGCAACGCCGCCTCGGTTCAGGCCAACGTCGTGCTGGAGCTGGCCAACGGCCCGATCACGCCCGAGGGCGACCGCATCCTGGCCGAAAAAGGCGTGATCGTCCTGCCGGACATCCTGGCCAATGCGGGCGGGGTGACGGTGTCCTATTTCGAATGGGTTCAGAACCGCCAAGGCTACTACTGGACGCTGGACGAGGTGCAGTCGCGCCTCAAGACCATCATCGAGACTGAAGGCGACGCCGTGTGGTCCATCGCCGAAGACAAACAGGTCACCTTGCGCACCGCGGCCTACATCCACGCCCTGGGGCGTCTGGCGGGCGCGATCGAGGCGCACGGCACCCAGCAATTCTTCACCAGCTAG
- a CDS encoding PQQ-dependent sugar dehydrogenase, whose amino-acid sequence MKIRLIAAAVLLSLAAFAPDAQAQSTAQSGARGYVVQGDCDGRPATQVRMAPGYCLGLVWQGPGWRAGQDGPRMPRGLMPLEDGDWLVTDLGAWEADKGAVWRLSFAADGAARWRRLAGGLSMPHTVKRGPDGRIYVSEMNRILTLDPDAADAAASVRTVIGDLPDNRLHDNRHPLSSFVFDGNGDLLVNVGAPSDRCLDAAGKPKVDVRGACVEDAATAQVRRHAYLGKGRWAEDSTVFASGLRNSIALVRHPSGTVLQAENSVDLETPDHPYDEINVLTQGRHYGWPYCVDLATPLPGWPARQARCNEREKPIALLPPHAAPLDLIYYEGAMFPELQGRLLMTWHGFRRTAGRIVAVETDEAGRPLTDIGGRYAIYPRGALPYPAGAPSVNGKVLTPGWDRIAGRHPRGSPVTMATAPDGSIWVTDDRSRAILRIARPR is encoded by the coding sequence ATGAAAATCCGTCTGATCGCCGCCGCCGTACTGTTGTCGCTGGCGGCGTTCGCGCCTGACGCCCAGGCGCAGTCGACGGCGCAGTCGGGGGCGCGAGGCTATGTGGTCCAGGGCGACTGCGACGGCCGCCCGGCGACGCAGGTGCGGATGGCGCCGGGTTATTGTCTGGGGCTGGTCTGGCAGGGCCCAGGTTGGCGAGCCGGGCAGGACGGCCCGCGTATGCCGCGCGGCCTGATGCCGCTGGAGGACGGCGACTGGCTGGTCACCGATCTGGGCGCCTGGGAGGCGGACAAGGGGGCGGTGTGGCGGCTGTCGTTTGCGGCCGACGGCGCGGCGCGCTGGCGACGACTGGCGGGCGGGCTGTCGATGCCGCACACGGTCAAGCGCGGGCCGGACGGGCGCATCTATGTGTCCGAGATGAACCGCATCCTGACGCTGGACCCCGACGCCGCCGATGCAGCGGCCAGCGTCCGCACCGTGATCGGCGACCTGCCGGACAACCGCCTGCACGACAACCGCCACCCGCTGTCCAGCTTCGTCTTCGACGGGAACGGCGATCTGCTGGTCAATGTCGGAGCGCCCAGCGACCGTTGCCTCGACGCGGCGGGCAAGCCGAAGGTCGATGTGCGCGGTGCCTGCGTCGAGGACGCCGCGACGGCGCAGGTGCGGCGCCACGCCTATCTGGGGAAGGGCCGCTGGGCCGAGGACAGCACCGTTTTCGCCAGCGGACTGAGGAACTCCATCGCCCTGGTGCGGCACCCGTCAGGGACGGTGCTTCAGGCCGAGAATTCGGTCGATCTTGAGACGCCGGATCATCCCTATGACGAAATCAACGTCCTGACGCAGGGGCGCCACTACGGCTGGCCCTACTGCGTCGATCTGGCCACGCCCCTGCCCGGCTGGCCTGCGCGTCAGGCGCGCTGCAATGAGCGCGAGAAGCCGATCGCCCTGTTGCCGCCGCACGCGGCGCCGCTGGACCTGATCTATTATGAGGGGGCGATGTTCCCCGAACTTCAGGGACGACTGCTGATGACTTGGCACGGTTTCCGCCGCACGGCCGGGCGCATCGTGGCGGTCGAGACGGATGAGGCGGGGCGGCCCCTGACCGATATCGGCGGGCGCTACGCCATCTATCCGCGCGGCGCCCTGCCCTACCCTGCCGGGGCGCCCAGCGTGAACGGCAAGGTGCTGACGCCGGGCTGGGACAGGATCGCCGGCCGCCACCCGCGCGGCTCTCCCGTGACGATGGCGACGGCGCCGGACGGCTCCATCTGGGTCACGGATGACAGAAGCCGGGCGATCCTGAGAATCGCCCGGCCCCGGTAG
- the metK gene encoding methionine adenosyltransferase, with amino-acid sequence MARSSFLFTSESVSEGHPDKVADQISDAIVDLFLSKDPEARVACETLTTTNLVVIAGEIRGQGIMDTEGNWAPGVEQEIEDTVRGVVRDIGYEQDGFHWKTLQFQNHLHPQSAHIAQGVDAGEDKDEGAGDQGIMFGYASNETPELMPATLAYSHNILKALAEARHSGEEPGLEPDAKSQVTLHYENGRPVRATSIVVSTQHKANLSQDQVAAIVKPYVEQVLPDGFITAETEWHINPTGTFVIGGPDGDAGLTGRKIIVDTYGGAAPHGGGAFSGKDPTKVDRSAAYACRYLAKNVVAAGLADRCTIQISYAIGVSKPLSVHVDLHGTGKIDEAVLERELPKLIGGASPRAIREHLGLNKPIYRRSAAYGHFGRTPDADGGFSWEKTDLVDALKALAA; translated from the coding sequence TTGGCCCGTTCGTCGTTCCTCTTCACCTCCGAGAGCGTTTCGGAAGGCCACCCCGACAAGGTCGCCGATCAGATCTCGGACGCCATCGTCGACCTGTTTCTATCCAAGGACCCCGAGGCTCGGGTGGCCTGTGAAACCCTGACGACGACCAATCTGGTGGTGATCGCCGGCGAGATCCGCGGTCAGGGCATCATGGATACGGAGGGCAACTGGGCCCCTGGCGTCGAACAGGAAATCGAGGATACGGTCCGCGGCGTCGTGCGCGACATCGGCTATGAACAGGACGGCTTCCACTGGAAGACGCTGCAGTTCCAGAACCACCTGCACCCGCAGTCGGCCCACATCGCCCAGGGCGTCGACGCCGGCGAGGACAAGGACGAGGGCGCGGGCGACCAGGGCATCATGTTCGGCTACGCCTCGAACGAGACGCCGGAACTGATGCCGGCCACCCTGGCCTACAGCCACAATATCCTGAAGGCCCTGGCCGAGGCCCGTCACTCGGGCGAGGAGCCGGGCCTGGAGCCCGACGCCAAGAGCCAGGTGACCCTGCACTACGAAAACGGCCGCCCGGTGCGCGCGACCTCCATCGTCGTCTCGACCCAGCACAAGGCGAACCTGAGCCAAGACCAGGTCGCGGCCATCGTGAAGCCCTATGTCGAACAGGTGCTGCCGGACGGCTTCATCACCGCCGAGACCGAGTGGCACATCAACCCGACCGGCACCTTCGTCATCGGCGGGCCTGACGGCGACGCCGGCCTGACCGGGCGCAAGATCATCGTCGACACCTACGGCGGCGCGGCCCCGCACGGCGGCGGCGCCTTCTCGGGCAAGGACCCGACCAAGGTGGACCGCTCGGCCGCCTATGCCTGCCGCTACCTGGCCAAGAACGTCGTCGCGGCGGGTCTGGCCGACCGCTGCACCATCCAGATCAGCTACGCCATCGGCGTGTCCAAGCCCCTGTCGGTCCACGTCGACCTGCACGGCACGGGCAAGATTGACGAGGCGGTGCTGGAGCGCGAACTGCCCAAGCTGATCGGCGGCGCCTCGCCGCGCGCCATCCGCGAGCATCTGGGCCTGAACAAGCCCATCTATCGCCGCAGCGCCGCCTATGGCCATTTCGGCCGGACGCCGGACGCCGACGGCGGCTTCTCGTGGGAAAAGACCGACCTCGTGGACGCGCTCAAAGCCCTGGCCGCCTGA
- a CDS encoding argininosuccinate synthase encodes MSKPAPKKVVLAYSGGLDTSIILKWLQTEYNAEVVTFTADLGQGEELAPAKEKALKLGIKPENIFIDDLREEFVRDFVFPMFRANTVYEGQYLLGTSIARPLISKRQIEIARQVGADAVCHGATGKGNDQVRFELGYYALEPDIRVVAPWREWDFKSREALLDFAEKHQIPISKDKRGEAPFSVDANLLHSSSEGKVLEDPAVEAPEFVHQRTIAPEDAPDTPTIITIAYEKGDPVAIDGEALSPAALLTKLNQLGHDNGVGRLDMVENRFIGMKSRGVYETPGGTIMLAAHRGMESITLDRGAMHLKDELMPKYASLIYNGFWFSPEREMLQAAIDHSQQKVSGTVRVKLYKGNVTIIGRESPNSLYDQDLVTFEEGVQAYDHKDAEGFIKLNALRLRVLAKRDGQKG; translated from the coding sequence ATGAGCAAGCCCGCCCCCAAGAAAGTCGTCCTCGCCTATTCGGGCGGGCTGGACACGTCGATCATCCTGAAGTGGCTGCAGACGGAGTATAACGCCGAGGTGGTGACCTTCACCGCCGACCTGGGCCAGGGCGAGGAGCTCGCTCCCGCCAAGGAGAAGGCGCTGAAGCTGGGCATCAAGCCCGAGAACATCTTCATCGACGATCTGCGCGAGGAATTCGTGCGCGACTTCGTCTTCCCGATGTTCCGCGCCAACACCGTCTATGAGGGCCAGTATCTGCTGGGCACCTCGATCGCGCGTCCGCTGATCTCAAAGCGCCAGATCGAGATCGCGCGTCAGGTCGGCGCCGACGCCGTCTGTCACGGCGCCACCGGCAAGGGTAACGACCAGGTGCGCTTCGAGCTGGGCTACTACGCCCTGGAGCCCGACATCCGCGTCGTCGCCCCGTGGCGCGAGTGGGACTTCAAGTCCCGCGAGGCCCTGCTGGACTTCGCCGAGAAGCACCAGATCCCGATCTCCAAGGACAAGCGCGGCGAGGCCCCCTTCTCGGTCGACGCCAACCTTCTGCACTCCTCGTCCGAGGGCAAGGTGCTGGAAGACCCGGCCGTCGAGGCGCCCGAGTTCGTGCACCAGCGCACCATCGCGCCGGAAGACGCCCCGGACACGCCGACCATCATCACCATCGCCTATGAAAAGGGCGACCCGGTCGCCATCGACGGCGAGGCCCTGTCGCCCGCCGCCCTGCTGACCAAGCTGAACCAGCTGGGTCATGACAACGGCGTCGGCCGTCTGGACATGGTCGAGAACCGCTTCATCGGCATGAAGTCGCGCGGCGTTTATGAGACCCCGGGCGGCACGATCATGCTGGCCGCCCATCGCGGCATGGAGTCGATCACGCTGGATCGCGGCGCCATGCACCTGAAGGACGAGCTGATGCCGAAATACGCCTCGCTCATCTACAACGGCTTCTGGTTCAGCCCCGAGCGCGAGATGCTGCAGGCCGCCATCGACCACAGCCAGCAGAAGGTCTCGGGCACGGTCCGCGTGAAGCTCTACAAGGGCAACGTGACCATCATCGGCCGCGAGAGCCCCAACAGCCTGTACGATCAGGATCTGGTGACCTTCGAGGAAGGCGTCCAGGCCTATGACCACAAGGACGCGGAAGGGTTCATCAAGCTGAACGCCCTTCGTCTGCGCGTCCTGGCCAAGCGGGACGGCCAGAAGGGCTGA
- a CDS encoding NAD-glutamate dehydrogenase, which produces MSAASRIVPAVPADLGALEAAYARIAAPPGAPEKALLAQAFDDYAADETPELGGDDLAVLLAGAWRGAQARKAGEPARITVGPLVDEHGVNTGYDQVLILQDDGPFLVDSVLGELAEAGVTVRALFHPIVEVEAGRRDSLIIVVIDPLPQERRDALGEGLAAALADVRAAVRDHAAMLEAMGAEIARLEAHPPVGVAAEVLAENLAFLRWVKDDHFVFLGARQYDYPRGPDGTYEAEAPLNQSTDGLGVLSDPERRVLRRANEPAVLTPAMQAQLNESEPVTVAKGNMRSRVHRRAYMDYIGVKRFDDQGRAVGETRFVGLFTHEAYDVMAHEVPLLRRKVENALARADKAPGSHNHKRLRTILENYPRDELFQIGEDELLDTALGILHLYDRPRIRLFTRRDPFDRFVSVLCFVPRERYDAGLRQRIGAILAQAWGGRVSAAYPQMSDQPLTRVHYIIGVTPGEHPVPDLKALEAEVAEAGRSWIDRFERALRQAGVDEAAVGPTSARWAEGFGVAFRDRYDAAEAVADLEQFDRLNDGAAADGVHAEPVAVRAFRTADETNLQFRFKLYRRGSAVPLSDVLPILADMGLKTLEESDHVVRTIGQEPIYIHDFLLEDPRGADLVFADLKTPFEEAFKAVWNGRTESDGFNRLVLELGVDWREAALIRTLARYRQQTGLDPSQAVQEAALREYPDVARAILSLFKAKFDPAHGGSVAEREASVAELDAKIETLLQDVKSLDHDRALRRIAALIDGIKRTNFYQLDAEGHPKAHISIKIAGQELADLPLPKPFREIFVWAPHIEGSHLRFGPVARGGLRWSDRRDDFRTEVLGLVKAQQVKNSVIVPVGSKGGFYPKQLPVGGTREEMQAEAIRAYKTFLSGMLDITDNIVGDAAPVRPANVVAWEGDDPYLVVAADKGTATFSDIANGVSQSYGFWLDDAFASGGSAGYDHKEMGITARGAWEAVKRHFREVGKDIQTEPFTVVGVGDMSGDVFGNGMLLSKATKVVAAFDHRDIFIDPNPDPARSWEERMRLFETPRTSWQDYDKSLISEGGGVFSRSAKSITLTPQIKDLLDIEADTVDPVTLMQAILKARAELLYFGGIGTYIKGSGETNLQVGDKANDAIRVNGGDIRAQIIGEGANLGMTQLGRIEAARAGVRLNTDAIDNSAGVDSSDQEVNIKILLGGAIASGHLKAEDRNALLKSMTDEVAHNVLRHNYDQTLALTLQQAEGAAALDAQQAFMQHLVSIGKLNRAVEYLPDDARMTEMKLQGQALSRPELAVLTAYSKLELFDEIVASAAPDDAFFERMLVDYFPTPLAQFEEDMKGHRLRRDIIATVLSNEIVNMAGPTFPDRLRAAAECDTAAMVTAFETARHVFRLDEAWKAVEALDLKIPAEAQTALYQEIALVLRRQTFWLARRAARTETTVGGMIAAYQPAADALRAAGPAVLSRYEHARYEDRVQTFIGLGAPEELARDIAMLRPMVATADIGDLANELGWDAPAMARVYHQVGAAFDFDRLRVAAGSVPSADHFDRLAVRRLIQDLMTEQQQLTRAVAKASAQAAGVGQESAEQAVDAWIGARMDQVEALRGSVDEIETSGSGWTFAKLTIANGAIREVLASAS; this is translated from the coding sequence CCTGGTCGACAGCGTCCTGGGCGAACTGGCTGAGGCGGGCGTCACCGTCCGCGCCCTGTTCCACCCGATCGTCGAAGTCGAGGCCGGACGCCGCGACTCCCTGATCATCGTCGTCATCGACCCCCTGCCGCAGGAGCGCCGCGACGCCCTGGGCGAAGGCCTGGCCGCGGCTCTGGCCGACGTGCGCGCCGCCGTGCGCGACCACGCCGCCATGCTGGAGGCGATGGGCGCCGAGATCGCCCGCCTGGAAGCCCATCCGCCGGTGGGCGTGGCCGCCGAGGTGCTGGCCGAAAATCTCGCCTTCCTGCGCTGGGTCAAGGACGACCACTTCGTCTTCCTGGGCGCGCGCCAGTACGACTATCCGCGCGGCCCCGACGGAACCTATGAGGCCGAGGCGCCCCTGAACCAGTCCACCGACGGTCTGGGCGTCCTCAGCGACCCCGAGCGCCGCGTCCTGCGCCGCGCCAATGAGCCGGCCGTGCTGACGCCCGCCATGCAGGCCCAGCTGAACGAGAGCGAGCCGGTCACGGTGGCCAAGGGCAATATGCGCTCTCGCGTGCACCGCCGCGCCTATATGGACTACATCGGCGTCAAGCGTTTCGACGACCAGGGCCGGGCGGTGGGCGAGACGCGCTTCGTCGGCCTGTTCACCCATGAAGCCTACGACGTCATGGCCCATGAGGTGCCGCTGCTGCGCCGCAAGGTCGAGAACGCCCTGGCCCGCGCCGACAAGGCGCCGGGCAGCCACAACCACAAGCGTCTGCGCACCATCCTCGAAAACTATCCGCGCGACGAGCTGTTCCAGATCGGCGAGGACGAGTTGCTGGATACGGCGCTGGGCATCCTGCACCTGTATGACCGCCCGCGCATCCGCCTGTTCACGCGCCGCGATCCGTTCGACCGGTTCGTCTCGGTGCTGTGCTTCGTTCCGCGCGAGCGCTACGACGCCGGCCTGCGCCAGCGTATCGGCGCCATCCTGGCCCAGGCCTGGGGCGGCCGGGTGTCGGCCGCCTATCCGCAGATGTCGGACCAGCCGCTGACCCGCGTCCATTACATCATCGGCGTGACGCCGGGCGAGCATCCGGTCCCCGACCTCAAGGCGCTGGAAGCCGAGGTGGCCGAGGCCGGCCGCAGCTGGATCGACCGATTCGAGCGCGCCCTGCGCCAGGCCGGGGTCGACGAGGCCGCCGTCGGCCCGACCAGCGCCCGCTGGGCCGAGGGCTTCGGCGTCGCCTTCCGCGACCGCTATGACGCGGCCGAGGCCGTGGCCGATCTGGAGCAGTTCGACCGTCTCAACGACGGCGCGGCCGCCGATGGCGTCCACGCCGAGCCTGTAGCGGTGCGCGCCTTCCGCACCGCCGACGAGACCAACCTGCAGTTCCGCTTCAAACTGTATCGTCGCGGCTCGGCCGTGCCGCTGTCGGACGTCCTGCCGATCCTGGCCGACATGGGCCTGAAGACGCTGGAGGAATCCGACCACGTGGTGCGCACGATCGGCCAGGAGCCGATCTACATCCACGACTTCCTGCTGGAAGACCCGCGCGGCGCCGACCTGGTGTTCGCCGATCTCAAGACCCCGTTCGAAGAGGCCTTCAAGGCCGTGTGGAACGGCCGCACCGAAAGCGACGGCTTCAACCGTCTGGTGCTCGAGCTGGGCGTCGACTGGCGCGAGGCGGCCCTGATCCGCACCCTGGCCCGCTATCGCCAGCAGACCGGTCTGGACCCGTCGCAGGCGGTGCAGGAAGCGGCCCTGCGCGAATATCCCGACGTGGCCCGCGCCATCCTGTCGCTGTTCAAGGCCAAGTTCGACCCGGCCCACGGCGGTTCGGTGGCCGAGCGCGAGGCTTCGGTCGCCGAACTGGACGCCAAGATCGAGACCCTGCTGCAGGACGTGAAGAGCCTGGATCACGACCGCGCCCTGCGCCGGATCGCGGCCCTGATCGACGGGATCAAGCGCACCAACTTCTATCAGCTCGACGCCGAGGGTCATCCGAAGGCGCACATCTCGATCAAGATCGCCGGTCAGGAACTGGCCGACCTGCCCCTGCCCAAGCCGTTCCGCGAGATCTTCGTCTGGGCGCCGCACATCGAGGGTTCGCACCTGCGCTTCGGCCCGGTGGCGCGCGGCGGCCTGCGCTGGTCGGATCGTCGCGACGATTTCCGCACCGAGGTCCTGGGTCTGGTGAAGGCCCAGCAGGTCAAGAACTCGGTCATCGTCCCGGTCGGCTCCAAGGGCGGCTTCTATCCCAAGCAGCTGCCGGTCGGCGGCACGCGCGAGGAAATGCAGGCCGAGGCCATCCGCGCCTATAAGACCTTCCTGTCCGGCATGCTGGACATCACCGACAACATCGTCGGCGACGCCGCCCCGGTGCGCCCGGCCAATGTCGTGGCCTGGGAAGGCGACGACCCCTATCTGGTCGTGGCCGCCGACAAGGGCACGGCGACCTTCTCGGACATCGCCAACGGCGTCAGCCAGTCCTACGGCTTCTGGCTGGACGACGCTTTCGCGAGCGGCGGTTCGGCCGGCTATGACCACAAGGAGATGGGCATCACCGCGCGCGGCGCCTGGGAAGCGGTCAAGCGCCACTTCCGCGAGGTCGGCAAGGACATCCAGACCGAGCCCTTCACCGTGGTCGGCGTGGGCGACATGTCCGGCGACGTCTTCGGCAACGGCATGCTGCTGTCCAAGGCGACCAAGGTCGTGGCCGCCTTCGATCACCGCGACATCTTCATCGACCCGAACCCGGACCCCGCCCGGTCGTGGGAAGAGCGCATGCGTCTGTTCGAGACCCCGCGCACCAGCTGGCAGGACTATGACAAGAGCCTGATCTCGGAGGGCGGCGGCGTCTTCTCGCGCTCGGCCAAGTCGATCACCCTGACCCCGCAGATCAAGGACCTGCTGGATATCGAGGCGGACACGGTCGATCCGGTCACCCTGATGCAGGCCATCCTCAAGGCCCGCGCCGAACTGCTCTACTTCGGCGGCATCGGCACCTACATCAAGGGTTCGGGCGAGACCAACCTGCAGGTCGGCGACAAGGCCAACGACGCCATCCGCGTCAACGGCGGCGACATCCGCGCCCAGATCATCGGCGAAGGCGCCAACCTGGGCATGACCCAGCTGGGCCGCATCGAGGCGGCGCGCGCGGGCGTGCGTCTGAACACCGACGCCATCGACAACTCGGCCGGCGTGGACTCCTCCGACCAGGAGGTGAACATCAAGATCCTGCTGGGCGGCGCCATCGCCTCGGGCCACCTGAAGGCCGAAGACCGCAACGCCCTGCTGAAGTCGATGACCGACGAGGTGGCGCACAACGTCCTGCGTCACAACTACGACCAGACCCTGGCCCTGACCCTGCAACAGGCCGAAGGCGCCGCAGCGCTGGACGCTCAGCAGGCCTTCATGCAGCACCTGGTCTCGATCGGTAAGCTGAACCGGGCGGTGGAATATCTGCCCGACGACGCCCGCATGACCGAGATGAAGCTCCAGGGCCAGGCCCTGTCGCGGCCGGAACTGGCGGTCCTGACCGCCTATTCCAAGCTTGAGCTGTTCGACGAGATCGTCGCCTCGGCGGCGCCGGACGACGCCTTCTTCGAGCGGATGCTGGTCGACTACTTCCCCACCCCGCTGGCCCAGTTCGAAGAGGACATGAAGGGCCACCGCCTGCGTCGCGACATCATCGCCACCGTGCTGTCGAACGAGATCGTCAACATGGCCGGGCCGACCTTCCCTGACCGCCTGCGCGCGGCGGCGGAATGCGACACCGCCGCCATGGTCACGGCCTTCGAGACCGCGCGTCACGTCTTCCGCCTCGATGAGGCCTGGAAGGCGGTCGAGGCCCTGGACCTGAAGATCCCGGCCGAGGCTCAGACGGCCCTGTATCAGGAGATCGCCCTGGTCCTGCGCCGCCAGACCTTCTGGCTGGCGCGCCGCGCGGCCCGCACCGAGACGACGGTCGGCGGCATGATCGCCGCCTACCAGCCGGCCGCCGACGCCCTGCGCGCGGCGGGTCCCGCGGTGCTGTCGCGTTATGAGCACGCTCGCTACGAAGACCGGGTCCAGACCTTCATCGGCCTGGGCGCGCCCGAAGAGTTGGCCCGCGACATCGCCATGCTGCGTCCGATGGTGGCCACGGCCGACATCGGCGACCTGGCGAACGAGCTGGGCTGGGACGCCCCGGCCATGGCCCGCGTCTATCACCAGGTCGGCGCCGCCTTCGACTTCGACCGCCTGCGCGTGGCGGCCGGGTCGGTGCCGTCGGCCGATCACTTCGATCGCCTGGCGGTGCGTCGCCTGATCCAGGACCTGATGACCGAGCAGCAGCAGCTGACCCGCGCCGTGGCCAAGGCCTCGGCCCAGGCGGCGGGCGTCGGCCAGGAAAGCGCGGAACAGGCGGTCGACGCCTGGATCGGCGCCCGCATGGATCAGGTGGAGGCCCTGCGCGGCTCGGTCGACGAGATCGAGACCTCGGGCTCCGGCTGGACCTTCGCCAAGCTGACCATTGCGAATGGAGCGATCCGCGAGGTGTTGGCTTCGGCTTCCTAA
- a CDS encoding universal stress protein: MPRKFLVVVDDSPELGAALAYASRRARSTGGHVVLLRALPGGSDEHWSGVRDEIRRQQREEAESLLTRLGEKVAETSGAPPVYLIEEGDPQAAIRKAVGDDPDIKILILAAGANGRGPGPLISAVLKQGAAFTGRKLPVTIVPGELTDEEIQDLA, from the coding sequence ATGCCCAGGAAGTTCCTCGTCGTCGTCGACGACAGTCCCGAGCTGGGCGCCGCCCTGGCCTACGCCTCGCGCCGTGCGCGCTCGACCGGGGGCCATGTGGTGCTGCTGCGCGCCCTGCCCGGCGGATCGGACGAGCACTGGTCCGGCGTCCGCGATGAAATCCGCCGTCAGCAGCGCGAAGAGGCGGAAAGCCTGCTGACTCGGCTGGGCGAGAAGGTCGCCGAAACCTCGGGCGCCCCGCCCGTCTATCTGATTGAGGAGGGCGATCCCCAGGCCGCCATCCGCAAGGCCGTCGGCGACGACCCCGACATCAAGATCCTGATCCTGGCCGCCGGGGCCAATGGCCGCGGTCCCGGCCCGCTGATCTCGGCGGTGCTGAAACAGGGCGCCGCCTTCACCGGCCGAAAACTGCCCGTCACCATCGTGCCCGGCGAACTGACCGACGAAGAGATCCAGGACCTGGCCTGA